A region from the Brevinematia bacterium genome encodes:
- a CDS encoding SagB/ThcOx family dehydrogenase, whose protein sequence is MGRKVITFATILASLVLFSMFEHAWSKNTKLDSTGTSGIISLPAPRTIGKVSVEEAIKLRRSVRDYTKEALNLQEVSQLLWSAQGITDPITGFRSAPSAGATYPLEIYLIVGKEGVVGLEEGVYLYIPQGHKLKHLAKGDIRKELAISALGQAWVEKAPISIVITAIYERTTHRYGERGIRYVHMEVGHVGQNLHLQGVALGLGMVMVGAFYDEQVKKILQLPKEQHPLYIIPIGRPRSR, encoded by the coding sequence GTCTAAAAATACAAAGCTAGATTCCACTGGAACCTCGGGAATTATTTCTCTACCTGCACCTAGGACCATTGGCAAAGTCTCGGTTGAAGAAGCAATCAAGCTTAGGAGATCTGTAAGGGACTATACCAAGGAAGCTTTAAATTTACAGGAAGTTTCTCAGCTTCTATGGTCCGCCCAAGGTATAACCGATCCTATCACTGGCTTTAGATCAGCACCATCTGCCGGAGCAACTTACCCCCTGGAGATTTATTTAATTGTGGGTAAGGAAGGAGTTGTAGGTCTAGAGGAAGGAGTTTATCTCTACATTCCCCAAGGACATAAGTTGAAACATCTTGCAAAGGGAGACATAAGAAAAGAGCTAGCAATATCTGCTTTAGGGCAAGCTTGGGTTGAAAAAGCACCCATTAGCATCGTTATCACCGCAATTTACGAAAGAACAACCCACAGATATGGTGAAAGAGGAATAAGGTATGTTCACATGGAAGTAGGACACGTTGGTCAAAATCTTCACCTTCAGGGAGTAGCCCTAGGGCTAGGAATGGTAATGGTTGGAGCTTTCTATGACGAACAAGTAAAAAAGATACTTCAACTACCCAAAGAACAGCACCCACTATACATAATCCCAATAGGTCGCCCAAGAAGTAGATAA
- a CDS encoding HPF/RaiA family ribosome-associated protein, with the protein MEVLIEGRDFIVTEDVKSHIYAKLNKLSFVEGRVTKIHFFISVTPTSSVLCEMDVFVDHTKIFAQHEHHDWKIAITDTINKAHDLILKERKKKKTSRLREARRKRQ; encoded by the coding sequence ATGGAGGTCCTGATAGAGGGTAGAGATTTCATTGTGACTGAGGATGTGAAGAGTCATATTTATGCGAAGTTAAACAAACTCTCTTTTGTTGAAGGTAGGGTAACGAAGATTCATTTTTTCATCTCTGTTACTCCAACATCGTCAGTTCTATGTGAAATGGATGTATTTGTGGATCACACTAAGATTTTTGCTCAACATGAGCATCACGATTGGAAGATAGCTATAACTGATACTATAAATAAAGCTCATGATTTGATACTGAAGGAGAGAAAGAAGAAAAAAACTTCTAGGCTTAGGGAAGCAAGAAGAAAAAGGCAATGA
- the pyrF gene encoding orotidine-5'-phosphate decarboxylase, which yields MVENIIVAIDTVSLSEFEKIFSKVKKIFKWYKIHSIFLKEHKSVCKTLRNESKKIFLDLKFFDIPTTVEKHIDAISGFCDMFTVHLLCGKVCLKRVAEVSRSVGITPVGVTVLTSFSDSDLSEIGINSNVVEQVLRLVELGMNCGIDHFVCSPKEIEIVKKEFADAKLITPGIRITGQRDDQKRTTGPKEAFEKGANFIVMGRDLIRLDDPEDIFLYL from the coding sequence ATGGTTGAAAATATAATAGTTGCGATAGACACTGTTAGTCTTAGTGAGTTTGAAAAGATCTTTTCAAAAGTGAAGAAAATCTTCAAGTGGTATAAGATCCACTCCATATTTCTCAAGGAACATAAGAGTGTATGCAAAACTCTTAGAAATGAAAGCAAGAAGATTTTTCTTGATCTCAAGTTTTTTGATATACCTACTACGGTAGAAAAACATATTGATGCAATATCGGGTTTTTGTGATATGTTCACAGTCCATTTGCTTTGTGGGAAGGTATGTCTAAAAAGAGTAGCCGAGGTATCAAGAAGTGTTGGTATCACACCAGTAGGTGTAACAGTTCTCACTAGTTTCTCTGATAGTGATCTTAGTGAGATTGGAATAAACTCAAATGTTGTAGAGCAAGTCCTAAGACTTGTTGAACTAGGCATGAACTGCGGTATTGACCACTTCGTATGCTCTCCCAAAGAAATAGAGATTGTGAAAAAGGAGTTTGCGGATGCAAAACTTATAACTCCAGGAATAAGAATAACTGGACAGAGAGATGATCAAAAGAGGACAACAGGACCAAAAGAAGCCTTTGAGAAAGGTGCTAATTTCATAGTTATGGGAAGAGATCTTATAAGACTTGATGACCCTGAAGATATTTTCCTCTACCTCTAG
- a CDS encoding HPr family phosphocarrier protein → MIRKKFVIKAKYGVHMRPAVRIYDAIKDFRSKVEIKKDDNVVDARSTLGLIILNILPGDTIEVIANGIDEQQVIDKLTDLIENKKLGEDDDD, encoded by the coding sequence ATGATTAGGAAAAAGTTTGTGATAAAGGCGAAATATGGAGTGCACATGAGACCTGCAGTTAGAATTTATGACGCAATTAAGGATTTTAGGTCTAAGGTAGAAATAAAAAAAGATGACAATGTTGTAGATGCCAGGAGCACTCTGGGGCTTATAATTCTCAACATTTTGCCAGGAGACACGATAGAGGTGATAGCAAACGGTATTGACGAGCAACAGGTTATTGATAAACTTACAGATCTCATTGAGAATAAAAAGCTTGGTGAGGATGATGATGACTAG
- a CDS encoding tetratricopeptide repeat protein, with protein MRNVITTVYVIALVIVLTLSVYPTGDENLFKIGIGAFKDELYMVAESQFKLIVEQYPNSRYFQDSLYYLLLSQYFQKKYSDALKTVALIEGKYRYIKHFPKTIYLKGRILFDTSDYRGAIKSFETYLKNYPIDEDAPYSGYYMAMAYYHLTNSERAIQILEDLEKSYPNAPIIEDIKFRIAKIYFESENLDTSYLRFKEFEKSYPNSKFFPEVLYTLGKILFQKGSSPKIQTNLIYDSGVYFQRVSELQSYLKPYATFNAGVAFLLIGQYESAKELFSRLIDEFSISSDQNIKDMVNEATYNLGKIYQILGDYENSIKAHKASIAQGGKFSTKSVLELAELLNSRGNSEEAIGILSQHTNFSEVLLKYSLLLQQKDPESSEDILFSLATSTDVEKNTKNEAIVELLKLLLKKAKYEAIVSNFKTLLKNSTDEFTTSFVFFSLGEANLNLKDYRSAISAYSQVSDPSLKEDATEGIAYAHYLSENYTLAIKSYNNLLNSPKYQDRANYLIGVCYEKLRKTDEAKKHYSQLVASGKDSKYVTSGVINLGWVYVREKNFDEAINLVSKHLSTTTEIGSYEYLSEILAWAYDGKGDYLKAIEILRKLVLLKEVSDLQKVRYYSYISLFYEKGGQLKEALDIVEKELLPLTTRKNLTNHTVDGIGRAIELSVKLKDNSRLSTYTLELKTKYTNFHKSYEYLYRYSEYLYSNERYKEAGDEFLFVARNSQDRSLSDEAYFWGGWAYYNANRIQDAVNVFNEFVNKSSSSKVASVLLTLGDVMVNQKKFTEARNYYQRIVNEFKGTPEYNEAVIRLSKISSLAKAEDTKQQKPSVQQSQPQQPTYPQMSPTKQEQFPQKSIEEIISSLETISKSKDRESASKAKFELAMIYKSQKNYQKAIDLLQEITEEVYNETSAMAQFEIGEILRMNGDYGRAWKEYIKVIYIYKDYKDVVVKAMYYTIFCYIQIKEYDQAKKLYEKMLRDFYKNPWTEKAEELIKKI; from the coding sequence ATGAGAAATGTCATTACAACAGTTTATGTCATAGCTTTGGTTATAGTTCTCACATTATCAGTATATCCAACAGGTGATGAAAATCTATTCAAGATAGGAATAGGAGCCTTCAAAGACGAACTGTATATGGTAGCTGAATCTCAGTTTAAACTCATCGTTGAGCAGTATCCAAACAGTAGATACTTTCAAGACTCTCTTTACTATCTACTACTGTCTCAGTATTTTCAAAAAAAATACTCCGATGCTCTTAAAACAGTAGCTTTGATTGAGGGCAAGTATAGGTATATAAAACACTTTCCCAAAACCATTTACCTAAAGGGAAGAATTCTCTTTGATACTTCTGACTATAGGGGGGCTATAAAGTCTTTTGAAACCTATCTAAAAAACTATCCTATTGATGAAGATGCTCCTTACTCTGGCTACTATATGGCAATGGCCTACTACCATCTCACTAACAGCGAAAGAGCTATACAGATACTAGAGGATCTTGAAAAATCCTACCCTAACGCTCCAATAATTGAGGATATCAAGTTCAGAATCGCTAAGATATACTTTGAGTCTGAAAATCTAGATACATCTTATCTAAGATTTAAGGAATTTGAGAAGTCATACCCAAACTCAAAATTCTTTCCAGAAGTTCTGTATACCTTGGGAAAAATACTATTTCAGAAAGGAAGTAGCCCCAAGATTCAGACAAACCTTATATATGACTCTGGAGTGTATTTTCAGAGAGTTTCTGAGTTACAATCCTACTTAAAGCCGTATGCTACTTTTAATGCAGGAGTAGCATTTTTACTGATAGGTCAGTATGAAAGCGCAAAAGAGTTGTTTTCAAGATTAATTGACGAATTCTCCATATCCTCGGATCAAAACATCAAGGATATGGTCAACGAAGCAACCTATAACTTAGGTAAAATTTACCAAATACTGGGCGACTATGAAAACAGCATAAAGGCTCACAAAGCCTCAATTGCTCAAGGGGGTAAGTTTTCAACAAAGAGCGTTCTAGAGTTAGCAGAATTACTAAACTCCAGAGGAAACAGCGAAGAAGCTATCGGTATTTTATCTCAGCACACGAATTTTTCGGAGGTCCTGCTTAAATACTCTCTCTTGCTTCAGCAAAAAGATCCAGAGTCCTCCGAAGACATACTGTTCTCTCTCGCAACTTCTACCGACGTTGAGAAGAATACAAAAAACGAGGCAATAGTGGAATTGTTAAAGCTTTTACTGAAAAAAGCAAAATACGAGGCAATAGTTTCCAACTTCAAAACCCTTCTTAAAAACTCAACTGATGAGTTCACAACAAGCTTTGTATTCTTCTCACTAGGAGAAGCAAACTTAAATCTCAAGGACTATAGATCAGCTATCTCAGCCTACTCTCAGGTATCAGATCCTTCCCTTAAAGAAGATGCAACGGAGGGTATAGCTTATGCTCATTACCTTTCCGAAAACTACACCCTAGCGATAAAGTCCTATAACAACCTACTTAACTCCCCAAAATACCAAGACAGAGCAAATTACCTAATAGGCGTGTGTTATGAAAAACTTAGAAAAACTGATGAAGCTAAGAAGCATTATTCTCAACTCGTAGCTAGCGGGAAAGACAGTAAGTATGTTACCTCTGGTGTAATAAATTTAGGGTGGGTATACGTAAGAGAGAAAAATTTTGACGAAGCTATAAACCTAGTATCCAAGCACTTAAGCACAACTACCGAGATAGGTAGTTATGAATATCTTTCCGAAATACTTGCCTGGGCCTACGATGGTAAAGGTGACTATCTAAAGGCAATCGAAATTTTGAGAAAATTGGTGTTACTTAAGGAAGTATCAGACCTGCAGAAAGTTAGATACTATAGCTACATCTCTCTCTTCTACGAGAAAGGAGGTCAACTTAAAGAAGCATTAGATATTGTTGAAAAAGAACTTTTACCCCTAACCACTAGAAAGAATCTAACAAATCACACCGTTGACGGAATTGGAAGAGCTATAGAACTCTCAGTAAAGCTAAAAGATAACAGTAGACTGAGCACCTACACTCTAGAACTTAAAACCAAGTATACCAACTTTCATAAATCCTACGAATACCTCTACAGGTATTCTGAATATTTATATAGTAACGAAAGATACAAAGAAGCTGGAGATGAATTTCTGTTTGTTGCTAGAAACTCACAGGATAGAAGCTTAAGTGATGAAGCTTACTTTTGGGGTGGCTGGGCATACTATAACGCAAATAGAATTCAGGATGCGGTAAATGTATTCAACGAATTTGTGAACAAATCAAGTAGTAGTAAAGTTGCAAGTGTTCTCCTAACACTTGGAGATGTAATGGTTAATCAGAAGAAGTTTACAGAAGCAAGAAACTATTACCAAAGGATCGTAAACGAATTCAAAGGCACACCAGAATACAATGAAGCTGTTATAAGGCTATCTAAGATTTCCTCTCTTGCTAAAGCGGAAGATACTAAACAGCAAAAACCCAGTGTCCAACAGTCACAACCTCAACAACCTACCTACCCCCAAATGTCTCCAACCAAACAGGAACAATTCCCACAGAAAAGCATAGAGGAGATAATATCATCTCTTGAGACCATAAGCAAGTCAAAGGATAGAGAAAGTGCCTCAAAGGCAAAATTTGAACTTGCTATGATATACAAATCTCAAAAGAATTACCAGAAAGCTATAGATCTATTACAAGAGATCACAGAAGAGGTTTACAATGAAACCTCCGCCATGGCTCAATTTGAGATAGGCGAGATTCTAAGAATGAATGGAGATTACGGTAGAGCTTGGAAAGAATACATAAAGGTCATATACATCTATAAAGACTACAAGGATGTGGTAGTTAAGGCTATGTATTACACGATATTCTGCTATATACAGATAAAAGAGTACGATCAGGCAAAAAAGCTTTATGAGAAGATGCTAAGAGATTTCTACAAAAACCCCTGGACAGAAAAAGCTGAAGAGTTGATAAAAAAAATATAG
- a CDS encoding class I SAM-dependent methyltransferase has product MGCKLCGSSDLSFALRPKRYEFDVFICNSCGVLFRYPFPTKDEIKSYYTEGYYSGQNGYSYLDERKIKGSHLVWDRRIDKLISIYTRENLRSPINILDVGCSFGGFLERARMKGLQPYGIEISEYSANYARSRGIEVFVGDVGEVELGSERFDIITMIEVVEHLEDPLSVMKKIYNSNTKGGVLLIQTANINGLQSKLWGRRYHYYLPGHLHYFSNTTLKNLLRGLGYRKILEFYPVEFDLFPKLAKTFLNTRGVYRYVKVLKTLFYHLLGKFRIGDFTLTSSMVIVGVK; this is encoded by the coding sequence ATGGGTTGCAAACTCTGTGGCAGTAGCGACCTATCTTTTGCTTTGAGGCCGAAAAGGTATGAGTTTGATGTTTTTATTTGTAACTCCTGTGGAGTTTTGTTTCGTTATCCATTTCCTACAAAGGATGAGATAAAAAGTTATTATACTGAAGGTTACTATTCGGGACAAAACGGTTATTCCTATCTAGACGAAAGAAAGATCAAGGGATCTCACCTTGTTTGGGATAGAAGAATTGATAAGCTTATCTCTATATATACTCGTGAGAACCTTAGATCTCCTATAAATATTTTAGATGTAGGATGTTCTTTCGGGGGATTTCTTGAGAGGGCTAGAATGAAAGGACTTCAACCTTATGGAATTGAGATTTCTGAGTATTCTGCTAATTATGCAAGGAGTAGGGGAATTGAAGTTTTCGTTGGTGATGTTGGTGAAGTTGAGCTGGGAAGTGAGAGATTTGATATAATCACGATGATTGAAGTGGTGGAGCATCTTGAAGATCCTCTAAGTGTTATGAAGAAAATATATAACTCTAATACTAAGGGAGGAGTGTTGCTCATCCAGACTGCTAACATAAATGGATTGCAGAGTAAGCTTTGGGGTAGGAGGTATCATTATTACCTGCCTGGGCATTTACACTACTTTTCAAATACTACTCTAAAGAATCTTCTTAGAGGCCTTGGTTATAGGAAAATACTTGAGTTTTATCCTGTAGAGTTTGACTTGTTTCCAAAATTGGCAAAAACATTTCTTAATACCAGAGGTGTATATCGGTATGTGAAAGTGCTCAAGACGCTCTTTTACCACCTACTTGGTAAGTTTAGGATTGGTGATTTTACACTGACAAGCTCAATGGTGATAGTTGGTGTTAAATAG
- the hprK gene encoding HPr(Ser) kinase/phosphatase, with amino-acid sequence MKVKSFVEIAKNEYNLDLSIIVGEDKAEEKQIKSGVTNRPGLSLAGFFDNFAYDRVQIIGKGEQAYIDTIYREKDEEKKRYIEKFFSFDIPCCIVSDFKGLPEEFMEIAGRSGVPIIVSSLDTYQLTFSVELILNNELAPRTVVNGGMFDIFGYGVLIIGRSGIGKSEVGLELLSRKHRFVCDDIVLVKKIRYPEGYRAVAFPYSRESLNLIEVRGIGMVNVEELFGAGFTIPRKEIDMVIELVDWDSNFVMDRIGNNIETYEVLGIKLPKRTIPVTPGRNIAFLIETAIINERIRRKGKV; translated from the coding sequence ATGAAGGTTAAGTCATTTGTGGAAATTGCTAAGAATGAATACAATCTTGATTTATCAATAATAGTGGGTGAGGACAAAGCTGAGGAAAAGCAGATAAAATCTGGTGTTACTAACAGACCTGGTTTATCGTTGGCTGGATTTTTTGACAACTTTGCTTACGATAGAGTGCAAATAATAGGAAAAGGTGAGCAAGCTTACATAGATACCATCTACAGAGAGAAAGATGAAGAGAAGAAGAGGTATATAGAGAAGTTTTTTTCCTTTGATATACCGTGTTGTATAGTTTCGGATTTTAAGGGGTTACCAGAAGAGTTTATGGAGATAGCGGGGCGGAGTGGGGTTCCTATAATAGTAAGCTCATTAGATACTTACCAACTAACTTTTTCGGTAGAACTTATTCTAAACAATGAACTTGCTCCAAGGACTGTAGTTAACGGTGGGATGTTTGATATATTTGGGTATGGGGTTTTAATAATAGGTAGAAGTGGTATAGGTAAAAGTGAAGTTGGACTTGAGCTTCTAAGTAGAAAGCATAGGTTTGTTTGTGATGATATTGTGCTCGTGAAGAAGATAAGGTATCCTGAGGGGTATAGAGCTGTTGCTTTTCCTTATTCTAGAGAAAGCTTAAACCTGATTGAAGTTAGAGGAATTGGGATGGTAAATGTTGAGGAATTGTTTGGTGCGGGTTTTACGATACCCCGTAAAGAGATAGATATGGTTATAGAACTTGTTGATTGGGACAGTAACTTCGTAATGGATAGGATAGGAAACAATATTGAAACCTACGAGGTTTTAGGAATAAAATTACCAAAAAGAACAATTCCTGTAACACCTGGTAGAAATATTGCATTCTTGATAGAAACTGCTATAATAAATGAACGCATAAGGCGAAAGGGTAAAGTATGA
- a CDS encoding NAD(P)H-binding protein produces the protein MVIFLTDATNFIGKNILEELLSKGAKVKVLVDSEKKSWKFFQGFLDKPYYKNLELVHGNAMFPESYSEHLKDVDVVVSLKGTSFRTVYREKVFWKREYEMTKILVDEAVKNKVKKFIYITSLGIPWGAKSKLLSAKYKAEKYVIEFSDNWAIIRSSLVIGPEGEFTRSVFSMLRRGIVLIVGDGKYSIRPISVATISNLVSLVATEKGIDRKELNVVGPKEYVYEEFIDTFASIVGKKKYLKFHLPISTVKLLAKLFGRLSFSPLSLSQMELIEKGGNIYFDVTDKLPVKNIPVEEEIKKLKYR, from the coding sequence ATGGTCATTTTTCTAACAGATGCTACCAACTTTATTGGTAAAAACATACTTGAAGAGTTACTAAGTAAAGGAGCAAAAGTTAAGGTTTTAGTTGACTCAGAAAAAAAGTCTTGGAAATTCTTCCAAGGCTTTCTTGATAAACCCTACTACAAGAATCTAGAATTGGTCCACGGTAATGCAATGTTTCCCGAAAGCTACTCTGAACACCTTAAAGATGTAGATGTTGTTGTAAGCTTGAAAGGAACAAGCTTCAGGACTGTTTACAGAGAAAAGGTTTTTTGGAAACGAGAATATGAAATGACAAAGATCCTTGTTGACGAAGCAGTAAAAAACAAAGTAAAGAAGTTTATTTATATCACCTCTTTAGGAATTCCCTGGGGGGCTAAATCTAAACTACTTTCCGCAAAGTATAAGGCAGAGAAATATGTAATAGAATTTTCAGATAACTGGGCGATAATAAGATCATCGTTGGTTATAGGCCCTGAAGGAGAGTTCACCAGATCCGTATTCTCAATGTTGAGAAGAGGAATAGTATTGATAGTAGGAGATGGAAAATACAGCATTAGACCAATTTCTGTAGCAACCATTTCAAATCTCGTTTCTCTTGTAGCAACGGAAAAAGGAATAGACAGAAAAGAGCTTAATGTAGTTGGACCTAAGGAATATGTCTACGAAGAGTTTATAGACACTTTCGCATCAATCGTTGGTAAAAAGAAATATCTGAAGTTTCATCTGCCAATTTCTACCGTCAAATTACTCGCTAAACTCTTCGGCAGACTTAGCTTTTCACCACTTAGCCTAAGTCAAATGGAACTAATTGAAAAAGGTGGAAACATCTACTTTGATGTTACAGACAAACTCCCCGTGAAGAATATCCCAGTTGAAGAAGAGATAAAAAAACTAAAATATAGGTGA